In Streptomyces sp. 840.1, one DNA window encodes the following:
- a CDS encoding amidohydrolase family protein, whose translation MSDGELGGREDVVRFWERLGLPGLIDVHTHFMPEQVLRKVWAYFDAVGPLTGMEWPIAYRHDEDERLALLRSFGVLRFTSMLYPHKAGMADWLNGWAAGFADRVPDCLHTATFFPEEGVERYVAEAVGAGARVFKSHLQVGAYDPNDPLLDPVWGLLADAGVPVVMHCGSGPAPGKHTGPQPVGRLLARHPRLPLIVAHMGMPEYAEFLTLAETYPQVRLDTTMAFTDFTERFTPFPAVERGRLAALGDRILLGTDFPNIPYPYAHQLHALERLELGDDWLRAVCHDNAKALFDL comes from the coding sequence ATGAGTGACGGCGAACTCGGCGGCCGCGAGGACGTGGTGCGGTTCTGGGAACGGCTCGGGCTGCCAGGACTGATCGACGTCCACACGCACTTCATGCCGGAGCAGGTGCTCCGCAAGGTCTGGGCCTACTTCGACGCCGTCGGTCCGCTGACCGGCATGGAGTGGCCGATCGCCTACCGGCACGACGAGGACGAACGGCTCGCGCTGCTGCGTTCGTTCGGCGTTCTGCGGTTCACCTCGATGCTCTACCCGCACAAGGCGGGGATGGCTGACTGGCTGAACGGCTGGGCGGCCGGCTTCGCGGACCGGGTGCCCGACTGCCTGCACACCGCCACGTTCTTCCCGGAGGAGGGCGTGGAGCGGTACGTGGCCGAGGCGGTCGGCGCCGGGGCGCGGGTCTTCAAGTCGCACCTCCAGGTCGGCGCGTACGACCCGAACGACCCGCTCCTCGACCCCGTGTGGGGGCTGCTCGCGGACGCGGGCGTCCCGGTCGTGATGCACTGCGGCTCCGGGCCCGCGCCGGGCAAGCACACCGGGCCGCAGCCCGTCGGCCGGCTGCTCGCCAGGCACCCCCGGCTGCCGCTGATCGTGGCCCACATGGGGATGCCGGAGTACGCGGAGTTCCTGACGCTCGCGGAGACGTACCCGCAGGTGCGGCTCGACACGACGATGGCGTTCACCGACTTCACCGAGCGCTTCACCCCCTTCCCGGCGGTGGAGCGGGGGCGGCTCGCCGCGCTCGGGGACCGGATCCTGCTGGGCACGGACTTCCCGAACATCCCCTATCCGTACGCCCACCAGCTGCACGCCCTGGAGCGGCTGGAGCTCGGGGACGACTGGCTGCGGGCGGTCTGCCACGACAACGCGAAGGCCCTGTTCGACCTCTGA
- a CDS encoding HAMP domain-containing sensor histidine kinase: protein MRWLRKGPWTLRTRLVVSAVTLIAVVAAVIGSVTAIAFHSYMYGKLDDQLRDIAVRAEHLPGAPVPGGLKNKEPLGFIGGGGQPLKTFGAVLSDGAVTSSLVVKAGRLDAQPGNEPLTGAQQDVLEAAGIRADRDAHDVELPGLGGYRVEAVPMDDGTTVLVGIPTAEVSKALSTLILVEVCVTAAGLIAAGIAGAAMVTVALRPLRRVAATATRVSEIPLHSGEVALFERVPGAEADPRTEVGQVGAALNRMLGHVGSALDARQKSEVRVRQFVADASHELRTPLASIRGYAELTRRGREETGTDTRHALGRIESEAERMTGMVEDLLLLARLDAGRPLSHESTDLSPLVVDAVSDARVAGATAAGPGDPGDPGPAHHWRLELPEAPATVRADPPRIQQVLVNLLANARTHTPPGTTVTARVRAGAGSSWVTLEVCDDGPGIPPELLPHVFERFARGDASRSRHAGSTGLGLAIVQAVVAAHGGVVEVRSVPGDTVFAVHLPAEPVRADANPAHTDAHPAHTDAHPVRADAHPAHTDAHPAHTDAHPVRADAHPAHTDAHPVRADAHPAHPYANPVRADTNPVHSQRDHRLSTQA from the coding sequence GTGCGGTGGCTGCGGAAGGGGCCGTGGACGCTGCGGACCCGGCTCGTCGTCTCGGCGGTGACGCTGATCGCGGTCGTCGCGGCCGTCATCGGCTCGGTCACCGCGATCGCGTTCCACAGCTACATGTACGGCAAGCTCGACGACCAGCTGCGCGACATCGCGGTCCGGGCCGAGCACCTGCCGGGGGCGCCCGTCCCCGGCGGGCTCAAGAACAAGGAGCCGCTCGGCTTCATAGGTGGAGGGGGCCAGCCGCTCAAGACGTTCGGCGCCGTCCTCAGCGACGGCGCCGTCACCTCCTCCCTGGTCGTGAAGGCGGGCAGGCTTGACGCGCAGCCGGGCAACGAGCCGCTGACCGGCGCCCAGCAGGACGTCCTGGAGGCGGCCGGGATCCGCGCGGACCGGGACGCGCACGATGTCGAGCTGCCCGGACTCGGCGGCTACCGGGTGGAGGCCGTCCCGATGGACGACGGCACGACCGTGCTGGTCGGGATCCCCACCGCCGAGGTGAGCAAGGCGCTCAGCACCCTGATCCTCGTCGAGGTCTGCGTGACCGCGGCCGGGCTCATCGCCGCCGGGATCGCGGGCGCTGCCATGGTCACGGTCGCCCTGCGCCCGCTGCGCCGGGTGGCCGCCACCGCGACGCGGGTCTCCGAGATACCGCTGCACAGCGGCGAGGTCGCCCTGTTCGAGCGGGTCCCGGGGGCCGAGGCCGATCCGCGCACCGAGGTGGGGCAGGTCGGCGCTGCCCTCAACCGGATGCTGGGCCACGTCGGTTCGGCCCTGGACGCGCGGCAGAAGAGCGAGGTGCGGGTCCGCCAGTTCGTCGCGGACGCCAGTCACGAGTTGCGCACCCCGCTCGCCTCGATCCGCGGCTACGCCGAACTGACCCGGCGCGGCCGGGAGGAGACCGGCACCGACACCCGGCACGCGCTGGGCCGGATCGAGTCGGAGGCGGAGCGTATGACGGGCATGGTGGAGGATCTGCTGCTGCTCGCCCGGCTGGATGCCGGACGGCCGCTCTCCCACGAGAGCACCGATCTCTCGCCGCTCGTCGTGGACGCGGTGAGCGATGCCCGGGTCGCGGGCGCGACGGCCGCAGGACCGGGTGACCCGGGTGACCCGGGCCCGGCCCACCACTGGCGCCTGGAGCTGCCCGAGGCGCCCGCGACCGTGCGGGCCGATCCGCCCAGGATCCAGCAGGTGCTGGTCAACCTGCTGGCCAACGCCCGTACGCACACCCCGCCCGGGACTACGGTCACGGCCCGGGTGCGCGCGGGGGCCGGGAGTTCCTGGGTGACACTGGAGGTCTGCGACGACGGGCCCGGCATCCCGCCGGAGCTGCTGCCGCACGTCTTCGAGCGGTTCGCGCGCGGGGACGCCTCGCGCTCCCGGCACGCCGGGTCGACGGGGCTCGGACTCGCCATCGTGCAGGCCGTCGTCGCCGCGCACGGCGGTGTCGTCGAGGTGCGGTCGGTGCCGGGCGACACGGTGTTCGCCGTACACCTGCCGGCGGAGCCGGTCCGTGCGGACGCCAACCCGGCCCACACGGACGCGCACCCGGCCCACACGGACGCGCACCCGGTCCGTGCGGACGCTCATCCGGCCCACACGGACGCGCACCCGGCCCACACGGACGCGCACCCGGTCCGTGCGGACGCTCATCCGGCCCACACGGACGCGCACCCGGTCCGTGCGGACGCTCATCCGGCCCACCCGTATGCGAACCCAGTCCGCGCAGACACGAACCCGGTGCACTCACAGCGGGACCACAGGCTCAGCACACAGGCGTGA
- a CDS encoding DUF2797 domain-containing protein: MEWQCTGLRWPEERGGPVLGWRRGREVRGSALAYGAGFGFRAEGERGCSGARGNACPVGAVVPARSTGGRCPECGRLDRAHSVAADTIPDDPRTYRVYLAWFGPGMVKVGITAQERGAARLREQGAVVFSWLGRGPLMAARRAEELLRAALGVPDRIPYAKKRAVRAELPGAAERAGEVAELYGRAAALAALDGGGWPEALERLPFEAVDHAGIFGISGGGGGGGTVRAVTGLVDGGVVAGRLVAAAGPDLHLETGADGVVVVDTRLMTGWALAAAGPEAGVSVPTLGIGGGVSQDGLF; the protein is encoded by the coding sequence GTGGAATGGCAATGCACCGGGCTCCGCTGGCCCGAGGAGCGGGGCGGCCCCGTGCTCGGGTGGCGCAGGGGGCGCGAGGTCCGGGGGAGCGCGCTGGCGTACGGGGCCGGGTTCGGGTTCCGTGCCGAGGGGGAGCGGGGCTGCTCGGGGGCCCGGGGGAACGCGTGCCCGGTGGGCGCGGTGGTGCCCGCGCGGAGCACCGGGGGGCGGTGCCCGGAGTGCGGGCGGCTGGACCGGGCGCACTCGGTGGCGGCCGACACGATTCCGGATGATCCGCGCACCTACCGCGTGTACCTGGCCTGGTTCGGGCCCGGGATGGTGAAGGTCGGGATCACCGCGCAGGAGCGTGGCGCGGCCCGGCTGCGGGAGCAGGGCGCGGTGGTCTTCAGCTGGCTGGGGCGGGGGCCGCTGATGGCGGCGCGCCGGGCGGAGGAGCTGCTGCGGGCCGCGCTCGGGGTGCCGGACCGGATTCCGTACGCGAAAAAGCGGGCGGTGCGGGCTGAGCTCCCGGGGGCGGCCGAGCGGGCCGGTGAGGTGGCCGAGCTGTACGGGCGTGCCGCGGCGCTCGCGGCGCTCGACGGGGGCGGCTGGCCCGAGGCGCTGGAGCGGCTGCCGTTCGAGGCCGTCGACCACGCGGGGATCTTCGGGATCAGTGGAGGCGGCGGGGGCGGTGGGACCGTGCGGGCGGTGACCGGGCTGGTGGATGGCGGGGTGGTCGCCGGGCGGCTGGTCGCGGCGGCCGGGCCGGATCTGCATCTGGAGACCGGCGCGGACGGTGTCGTCGTGGTGGACACCCGGCTGATGACCGGCTGGGCGCTGGCGGCGGCCGGTCCGGAGGCCGGGGTGAGTGTGCCGACCCTCGGTATCGGGGGCGGCGTCTCGCAGGACGGGCTGTTCTGA
- a CDS encoding response regulator transcription factor, with amino-acid sequence MTTTISPQGRSELLRPDHSPVRVLVVDDEAPLAELLSMALRYEGWEVRSAGDGAGAVRTARDFRPDAVVLDVMLPDTDGLAVLGRLRRELSDVPVLFLTARDSVEDRIAGLTAGGDDYVTKPFSLEEVVARLRGLIRRSGTAAVRSESTLAVGDLLLDEDSHEVSRGGANIHLTATEFELLRFLMRNPRRVLSKAQILDRVWNYDFGGQANVVELYISYLRKKIDAGRTPMIHTRRGAGYLIKPGE; translated from the coding sequence ATGACGACGACGATCTCGCCCCAGGGGCGCAGCGAACTGCTCAGGCCGGACCACAGCCCCGTCCGGGTCCTGGTCGTGGACGACGAGGCCCCGCTGGCGGAGCTGCTCTCCATGGCGCTGCGCTACGAGGGCTGGGAGGTGCGCAGCGCCGGGGACGGTGCCGGGGCCGTCCGTACCGCCCGGGACTTCCGGCCCGACGCGGTGGTCCTGGACGTGATGCTGCCCGACACGGACGGGCTCGCCGTCCTCGGCAGGCTGCGCCGGGAGCTGTCCGACGTACCGGTGCTGTTCCTGACCGCCCGGGACTCCGTCGAGGACCGGATCGCCGGGCTCACGGCGGGCGGCGACGACTACGTCACGAAGCCGTTCAGCCTGGAGGAGGTCGTGGCCCGGCTGCGCGGGCTGATCCGGCGCTCGGGTACGGCGGCGGTGCGCAGCGAGTCGACGCTCGCCGTCGGGGACCTGCTGCTGGACGAGGACAGCCACGAGGTGAGCCGGGGCGGCGCCAACATCCACCTCACGGCCACCGAGTTCGAGCTGCTGCGCTTCCTGATGCGCAATCCGCGCCGGGTGCTGAGCAAGGCGCAGATCCTGGACCGGGTCTGGAACTACGACTTCGGCGGCCAGGCCAATGTCGTCGAGCTGTACATCTCCTACCTGCGCAAGAAGATCGACGCGGGCCGGACACCGATGATCCACACCCGGCGCGGGGCGGGATACCTCATCAAGCCGGGTGAGTGA
- a CDS encoding bifunctional glycosyltransferase family 2/GtrA family protein, with translation MRTDTPWSALPARDHLLAGEADAAGAPVLDVVVPVYNEEKDLEPCVLRLHGHLARTFPYAFRITVADNASTDRTPEVARRLARTLPGVRSYRLEEKGRGRALRTVWSHSDAPVLAYMDVDLSTDLNALLPLVAPLISGHSDLAIGSRLARSSRVVRGTKREFISRAYNIILRSSLAARFSDAQCGFKAIRRDVAQRLLPMVEDTGWFFDTELLVLAERAGLRIHEVPVDWVDDPDSTVHLVRTAADDLKGVWRVGRALAVGALPLDRLARPFGDDPRDRGIGGVPRGLARQLVGFCVVGALSTLAYLALYSLFRLGVGPQLANGGALLVSAVANTAANRRLTFGVRGRGGAVRHQAQGLVVFAIGLALTSGSLAALGAAAGSPSHSTELAVLIAANLAATVLRFLLFRAWVFPDRDRGGDAGGPVHTPAPRPSAEPADDTHHELRNTR, from the coding sequence ATGCGAACCGACACTCCCTGGAGCGCCTTGCCGGCCCGGGACCACCTCCTGGCCGGCGAGGCCGATGCGGCAGGGGCCCCCGTGCTCGATGTGGTGGTACCCGTCTACAACGAGGAGAAGGACCTCGAACCGTGCGTGCTGCGGCTGCACGGCCATCTCGCACGCACCTTCCCGTACGCCTTCCGGATCACCGTCGCGGACAACGCCAGCACCGACCGGACGCCCGAGGTGGCGCGGCGGCTCGCGCGGACCCTCCCGGGGGTGCGCTCGTACCGCCTCGAGGAGAAGGGGCGTGGGCGGGCCCTGCGGACCGTCTGGTCGCACTCCGACGCCCCGGTCCTCGCCTACATGGACGTGGACCTCTCCACCGACCTGAACGCGCTGCTCCCGCTGGTCGCCCCGCTGATCTCCGGTCACTCCGACCTCGCCATCGGCTCGCGGCTGGCCCGCAGTTCGCGGGTGGTGCGGGGGACGAAGCGGGAGTTCATCTCGCGGGCGTACAACATCATCCTGCGCTCGTCGCTGGCCGCCCGGTTCAGCGACGCGCAGTGCGGGTTCAAGGCGATCCGCCGCGACGTCGCGCAGCGGCTGCTGCCGATGGTCGAGGACACCGGGTGGTTCTTCGACACCGAGCTGCTGGTGCTGGCCGAGCGGGCCGGGCTGCGCATCCACGAGGTGCCGGTCGACTGGGTCGACGACCCCGATTCGACCGTGCACCTCGTGCGGACCGCGGCCGATGACCTGAAGGGCGTCTGGCGCGTCGGGCGGGCGCTGGCCGTGGGCGCGCTGCCGCTGGACCGGCTGGCCCGGCCCTTCGGCGACGATCCGCGCGACCGGGGCATCGGCGGGGTGCCGCGCGGACTGGCCCGGCAGCTGGTCGGGTTCTGCGTGGTGGGCGCGCTGTCGACGCTCGCCTACCTGGCCCTGTACTCGCTCTTCCGGCTGGGCGTGGGACCGCAGTTGGCGAACGGCGGTGCGCTGCTGGTGTCGGCCGTCGCCAACACGGCGGCCAACCGCAGACTCACCTTCGGCGTACGGGGCCGGGGCGGGGCCGTACGCCATCAGGCGCAGGGGCTCGTCGTCTTCGCCATCGGCCTCGCGTTGACCAGCGGTTCGCTCGCCGCGCTGGGAGCGGCCGCCGGATCGCCGTCCCACTCCACCGAACTCGCCGTGCTGATCGCGGCCAACCTCGCGGCGACGGTGCTGCGCTTCCTGCTCTTCCGCGCCTGGGTCTTCCCGGACCGCGACCGGGGCGGAGACGCGGGCGGCCCGGTGCATACCCCGGCGCCCCGCCCGTCCGCCGAGCCGGCCGACGACACCCACCACGAACTGAGGAACACCCGATGA
- a CDS encoding RNA polymerase sigma-70 factor, which translates to MPLSANDVARFEAARPRLEAIAYRLLGSASEAEDAVQDTFLRWQAADTGRIEVPEAWLTKALTNLCLNQLTSARARRETYVGQWLPEPLLAGDSMLGPADTAEQRESLSYAVLVVMERLSPNERAVYVLREAFGYRHREIAEILDITEASCQQILHRAKKHVADGRTRTEVDEETARRIVGEFLAAATSGRTEPLVRLLTADAVSVGDGGGKVPARAKAFEGAVAVATFMRGLFKPGKAKRNLVGGSPGVHVTTANGAPAVVAVFEGRVIGIMCLDITTDGITAILNQVNPDKLERATRHWAAAGDHGDPLFNTF; encoded by the coding sequence ATGCCCCTGAGCGCGAACGACGTGGCGCGGTTCGAGGCCGCCAGGCCCCGCCTGGAGGCCATCGCCTACCGCCTCCTCGGCTCCGCGAGCGAGGCCGAGGACGCCGTGCAGGACACGTTCCTGCGCTGGCAGGCCGCCGACACCGGCCGGATCGAGGTCCCCGAGGCCTGGCTGACGAAGGCCCTCACCAACCTCTGCCTCAACCAGCTCACCTCGGCCCGCGCCCGGCGCGAGACCTATGTGGGCCAGTGGCTGCCCGAACCGCTGCTCGCCGGGGACTCGATGCTCGGCCCCGCCGACACCGCCGAACAGCGCGAGTCTCTCTCGTACGCGGTGCTCGTCGTCATGGAACGCCTCTCCCCCAACGAGCGGGCCGTGTACGTGCTCCGGGAGGCCTTCGGCTACCGGCACCGCGAGATCGCGGAGATCCTCGACATCACCGAAGCCTCCTGCCAGCAGATCCTGCACCGCGCCAAGAAGCACGTCGCGGACGGCAGGACCCGCACCGAGGTCGACGAGGAGACCGCCCGGCGGATCGTCGGGGAGTTCCTCGCCGCCGCCACCAGCGGCCGGACCGAACCGCTGGTGCGGCTGCTCACCGCGGACGCCGTCTCCGTCGGTGACGGCGGCGGGAAGGTCCCGGCCCGCGCCAAGGCGTTCGAGGGCGCCGTCGCGGTCGCCACGTTCATGCGGGGCCTGTTCAAGCCCGGCAAGGCCAAGCGCAATCTGGTCGGCGGCTCACCCGGTGTCCACGTCACCACCGCCAACGGCGCCCCCGCCGTCGTGGCGGTCTTCGAGGGCCGGGTCATCGGGATCATGTGCCTGGACATCACCACCGACGGCATCACGGCGATCCTCAACCAGGTCAACCCCGACAAGCTCGAACGCGCCACCCGGCACTGGGCGGCCGCCGGGGACCACGGGGACCCCCTGTTCAACACCTTCTAG